From one Dermacentor silvarum isolate Dsil-2018 chromosome 3, BIME_Dsil_1.4, whole genome shotgun sequence genomic stretch:
- the LOC119444126 gene encoding ubiquitin-conjugating enzyme E2 Z: protein MFRHTLEQHEPMCEWDPLRYAHEEPTPSCLLRLKRDIADFEAQPPTGLYISPEEDDITKVHALVVGPSGTPYEGGFFQFFLKFPPEYPISPPRVRIVTTDAGRVRFNPTLYANGKVCLSILGTCEGPPWSQAQGIESVLISIRSLMNEKPYNNEPGFENAQSPVVERYNDFIQHETIRVAVCGQVEAALQDSAECPVAFRAHILKSFAEAYGKYEDIVKARLHLTGSQMKGMSGEGSVCQYKQLLSRLQGLKEQVEQKMDAIATNTTAAVTDTSYAGQQNKTSDMPLC, encoded by the coding sequence ATGTTCCGGCATACGCTAGAGCAGCACGAGCCTATGTGCGAATGGGACCCGCTGAGGTACGCGCACGAGGAGCCGACGCCTTCCTGCCTGCTTCGGCTCAAACGGGACATCGCGGACTTCGAAGCCCAGCCGCCCACGGGTCTGTACATCTCACCCGAGGAAGACGACATCACCAAAGTCCACGCGCTTGTCGTGGGTCCGTCGGGCACGCCATACGAGGGAGGCTTCTTCCAGTTCTTCCTGAAGTTCCCGCCGGAGTACCCCATCAGCCCGCCGCGCGTTCGCATAGTGACCACGGACGCTGGCCGAGTGCGCTTCAACCCGACCCTCTACGCCAACGGTAAGGTGTGCCTCAGCATCCTCGGTACCTGTGAAGGACCACcgtggagccaggcgcagggcATCGAGAGCGTGCTCATCTCGATCCGGTCGCTGATGAACGAAAAGCCGTACAACAATGAGCCCGGGTTCGAGAACGCGCAGTCGCCCGTCGTCGAGCGCTACAACGACTTCATCCAGCACGAAACCATCAGGGTCGCCGTGTGTGGACAAGTCGAAGCTGCTCTCCAGGACAGCGCCGAGTGCCCCGTGGCCTTCAGGGCGCACATCTTGAAGTCTTTCGCTGAGGCATACGGCAAGTACGAAGACATAGTCAAGGCCCGGCTTCACCTCACAGGTTCGCAGATGAAGGGCATGTCGGGAGAAGGCTCAGTGTGTCAGTACAAGCAGCTGCTGTCGCGACTGCAGGGCCTGAAGGAGCAGGTGGAACAAAAAATGGACGCCATCGCTACCAACACTACCGCTGCAGTCACCGATACATCTTACGCAGGGCAGCAGAACAAAACTTCTGACATGCCTTTGTGTTAG